One window of the Streptomyces sp. TS71-3 genome contains the following:
- the tgmA gene encoding putative ATP-grasp-modified RiPP, whose amino-acid sequence MTTAIDREAFPLTPPGGRTPFSAEAPSDPGVRPWALRFARVPDSTGAIRVPKHAYDYGRQVNMLVDGSGLLTCMGGTHEPTVPDGSVSNPPPLDEGPKD is encoded by the coding sequence GTGACAACTGCCATAGACCGTGAGGCTTTCCCCCTCACCCCGCCTGGAGGCCGGACCCCCTTCAGCGCGGAGGCACCGTCCGACCCGGGGGTCCGGCCGTGGGCGCTGCGGTTCGCTCGCGTCCCCGACTCGACCGGGGCCATCCGCGTCCCGAAGCACGCCTACGACTACGGCCGCCAGGTCAACATGTTGGTCGATGGCAGCGGCCTGCTGACGTGCATGGGTGGGACGCACGAACCCACCGTGCCGGACGGTTCCGTGTCGAACCCGCCGCCGCTGGACGAGGGGCCGAAGGACTGA
- a CDS encoding DUF6087 family protein: MDEEPLEEWAARRDQHRPAIGERRAAPLDGQEEHGSHVAPDAPRGIQEWDGHQWVPVGIAEDFTAAAGEAGDDAAARAERVPFPRFSKLPPRPEPWRPTEPFHRP, from the coding sequence ATGGACGAGGAGCCCCTGGAGGAGTGGGCAGCACGGCGTGACCAGCATCGCCCCGCGATTGGGGAACGCCGGGCCGCTCCGTTGGACGGCCAGGAGGAGCACGGCTCCCACGTCGCCCCAGACGCTCCGCGCGGCATCCAGGAGTGGGACGGGCACCAGTGGGTCCCGGTCGGAATCGCCGAGGACTTCACCGCCGCCGCTGGCGAGGCTGGAGATGATGCCGCAGCTCGGGCTGAGCGCGTGCCTTTCCCGCGGTTCAGCAAGCTGCCGCCGAGGCCCGAGCCATGGCGGCCGACCGAGCCGTTCCACCGGCCTTGA
- a CDS encoding cupin domain-containing protein, with amino-acid sequence MTALTPPEGLLVPPGHGRTVRTPAQQVTFKVTGSHSRSASSFEVMVPPGFDVGAHLHTRSEELFYVLEGELDVLAFEPRVRTPDGWQDWESSSGSRVVRATPGTVIVVPPGCPHAFANPTDTPAKMFFQASPPPDHERYFDELLEILSAGGPPDHAAIAELRRRYDIEQLTPLRHGPSAGACRPHRGTAEDRPPAVP; translated from the coding sequence GCCTGCTGGTGCCTCCGGGGCACGGCCGCACGGTACGCACGCCCGCGCAGCAGGTGACGTTCAAGGTGACGGGCTCGCACTCGCGCAGCGCGTCGAGTTTCGAGGTGATGGTGCCGCCCGGCTTCGACGTGGGCGCTCATCTGCACACCAGGAGCGAGGAGCTGTTCTACGTGCTGGAGGGCGAGCTGGACGTGCTCGCGTTCGAGCCGCGGGTGCGCACCCCGGACGGCTGGCAGGACTGGGAGTCGTCGTCGGGCAGCCGCGTGGTGCGGGCCACGCCGGGCACGGTCATCGTGGTGCCGCCGGGCTGCCCGCACGCGTTCGCCAATCCCACGGACACCCCCGCGAAGATGTTCTTCCAGGCCTCCCCGCCGCCGGACCACGAACGCTACTTCGACGAGCTGCTGGAGATCCTCTCCGCCGGCGGCCCGCCCGACCACGCCGCCATCGCCGAACTGCGCCGCCGCTACGACATCGAGCAGCTCACCCCGCTGCGGCACGGCCCATCGGCCGGGGCCTGCCGACCGCACCGCGGCACCGCGGAGGACCGGCCGCCGGCCGTGCCGTGA
- a CDS encoding helix-turn-helix domain-containing protein — translation MSSAPPPAWVIARRRAIGEHIRTARLHANLTQEALAERAGLDRQTINRIEQGHASPLLDNLILIAAALHVPLADLVA, via the coding sequence GTGTCGTCCGCTCCGCCGCCCGCCTGGGTCATCGCCCGCCGCCGGGCCATCGGCGAGCACATCCGCACGGCACGCCTCCACGCCAACCTCACCCAAGAGGCCCTGGCCGAGCGCGCCGGCCTCGACCGACAGACCATCAACCGCATCGAACAGGGCCACGCTTCACCGCTGCTCGACAACCTGATCCTGATCGCGGCCGCGCTTCACGTCCCGCTCGCCGACCTCGTGGCGTGA
- a CDS encoding methyltransferase domain-containing protein, whose translation MDWKPHAAALAAQVSYRGSGWWAPIMETPRHVLVERWLTPGAGGWTAVDGPSDEEAWAKAAYADATLVTRVGPVHADHARPDQVVSGLPTSSSTLPSLVVTMLRHGRLTPGVRMLDLATGSGYSAALACQRLGDGQVTTLDVDPYLTQAAAERLARIGRHPAVVTADGTGELPGTFDRIVSMVSVPRIPSSWLAALAPGGRLMTTVAGTGLIVTADKTDDGGARGRVEWDRAAFMTTRAGDDYPPGLSDVFATAAEADGEEVTESPFPVLDVMQAWEVWSMLSLTVPGIEHRMGTGDDGGRMTWLLHADGSWARGHTKPGERTATVHQGGPRRLYDRLDRIRWRWLEHGELPVYGAKVTVTPDGETTLSRGGWATTL comes from the coding sequence ATGGACTGGAAGCCGCACGCGGCTGCCCTCGCGGCCCAGGTGTCCTACCGGGGGTCGGGTTGGTGGGCGCCGATCATGGAGACGCCCCGGCACGTGCTCGTCGAACGCTGGCTCACCCCGGGCGCCGGCGGCTGGACAGCCGTTGACGGGCCCTCGGATGAGGAGGCGTGGGCGAAGGCGGCGTACGCGGATGCCACGCTCGTCACCCGGGTCGGGCCCGTGCACGCCGACCACGCCCGCCCGGACCAGGTGGTGAGCGGCCTGCCCACGTCGTCGTCGACGCTGCCGAGCCTGGTCGTGACGATGCTGCGGCACGGCCGGCTCACGCCCGGCGTGCGGATGTTGGACCTCGCCACCGGCTCCGGCTACAGCGCTGCTCTGGCGTGTCAGCGTCTCGGGGACGGGCAGGTGACCACGCTGGACGTCGACCCGTACTTGACGCAGGCCGCGGCCGAGCGCCTCGCCCGGATCGGCCGGCACCCGGCCGTGGTGACCGCCGACGGCACAGGCGAGCTGCCCGGTACCTTCGACCGGATCGTGTCCATGGTGTCCGTGCCGCGCATCCCCTCCTCGTGGTTGGCCGCCCTCGCGCCCGGCGGACGGCTGATGACCACGGTGGCAGGGACGGGCCTGATCGTCACCGCGGACAAGACCGATGACGGCGGCGCCCGAGGACGCGTCGAATGGGACCGGGCAGCGTTCATGACCACCCGCGCCGGCGACGACTACCCGCCCGGGCTCAGCGACGTCTTCGCGACGGCTGCGGAAGCGGACGGCGAGGAGGTCACCGAGTCCCCGTTCCCGGTGCTGGACGTCATGCAGGCCTGGGAGGTGTGGTCCATGCTGTCGCTGACCGTGCCCGGCATCGAGCACCGTATGGGGACGGGGGACGACGGCGGCCGTATGACGTGGCTGCTGCACGCCGATGGCTCCTGGGCCCGCGGCCACACCAAGCCGGGCGAACGCACGGCGACGGTCCATCAGGGCGGCCCACGCCGCCTCTACGACCGGCTCGACCGTATCCGCTGGCGCTGGCTGGAGCACGGCGAACTCCCCGTGTACGGAGCGAAGGTCACCGTCACACCTGATGGCGAGACCACGCTCTCACGCGGCGGATGGGCGACCACCTTGTGA
- the tgmB gene encoding ATP-grasp ribosomal peptide maturase encodes MTAPVLIVAASDDWPTDRVVVELEQRGVDVFRMDTVDFPQRLALAGRIDQVSGWTGELATEQRTVELSRVGAVYYRAPGAFRFPEGMSGPEERFAAAQARAGLGGVLSALDCRWVNHPAAMARAEYKPVQLAAARSCGLRIPPTLITNRPDDIRAFTADTGGDVVCKPVASPVLIEDGQLKSVYTQRLSLSDLDDLRGIDTTAHLFQAWVDKDYEVRLTVVGARLLAAAIHAGSDAAHEDWRSDYGALSYTTTTVPEHVAAGMRRLMKRLGLSYGAADFIVSPDGRWTFLEVNPCGQWDWIQGATGLPIAEAIADEMQGV; translated from the coding sequence ATGACCGCGCCTGTCCTGATCGTGGCAGCCTCCGACGACTGGCCCACAGACCGGGTCGTCGTCGAGCTGGAGCAGCGTGGAGTCGACGTGTTCCGCATGGACACAGTCGACTTCCCCCAGCGGCTCGCGCTGGCCGGCCGGATCGACCAGGTATCCGGGTGGACGGGCGAACTCGCTACCGAGCAGCGGACGGTGGAGTTGTCCCGGGTCGGCGCGGTGTACTACCGCGCCCCCGGGGCGTTCCGCTTCCCCGAGGGGATGTCTGGGCCGGAGGAGAGGTTCGCTGCCGCTCAGGCCCGCGCTGGCCTCGGTGGTGTCCTGTCCGCGTTGGACTGCCGTTGGGTCAACCACCCGGCTGCCATGGCCCGTGCCGAGTACAAGCCCGTGCAGCTCGCTGCCGCGCGCTCCTGTGGGCTGCGTATCCCGCCCACCCTGATCACCAACCGGCCCGACGACATCCGCGCGTTCACCGCCGACACCGGCGGCGACGTCGTGTGCAAGCCCGTTGCTTCACCCGTGCTCATCGAGGACGGCCAGCTCAAGTCGGTGTACACGCAGCGCCTGAGCCTGTCGGACCTGGACGACCTGCGGGGGATCGACACCACCGCGCACCTCTTTCAGGCGTGGGTCGACAAGGACTACGAGGTGCGCCTGACCGTGGTCGGCGCGCGCCTGCTCGCTGCCGCCATCCACGCCGGCAGTGACGCCGCGCACGAGGACTGGCGCAGCGACTACGGCGCCCTCAGCTACACGACCACGACGGTGCCCGAGCACGTCGCTGCCGGAATGCGGCGCCTGATGAAGCGGCTTGGGCTGAGCTACGGGGCGGCAGACTTCATCGTGAGCCCGGACGGGCGGTGGACCTTCCTGGAGGTCAACCCGTGCGGGCAGTGGGACTGGATCCAGGGGGCGACCGGCCTGCCGATCGCCGAAGCCATCGCTGATGAAATGCAAGGAGTCTGA